Proteins encoded together in one Planctomyces sp. SH-PL14 window:
- a CDS encoding formylglycine-generating enzyme family protein — MFRGSAEVVFRWILLLVVAGTVGPGCRRDEPEAKGDDSARTAPSSSFDGQSPGDERKVQGLTLRWCPAGRFTMGSPPDEPERRPDETQVEVRLSRGFWTSQDETTQGDWKRIVGPLPGEPTQELPAEDDLPVGNVNFAEAEGFCASLTRKAREAGELPEDWEFRLPTEAQWEYACRAGTTTATSFGDRLGSGQANYKGQPYNGAPAGPSLGRAAPVGQYPANAWGLRDMHGNTYEWCRDWYHGRLPGGTDPDLRDARETAAPSRNGALSRVRRGGCWADEGWPCRSAFRVRFEPERRYDHIGFRVVAVRK; from the coding sequence ATGTTTCGCGGCTCAGCGGAGGTGGTGTTCCGGTGGATCCTGTTGCTGGTCGTGGCGGGAACCGTCGGGCCGGGCTGTCGCCGTGACGAGCCTGAAGCGAAGGGGGACGATTCGGCACGGACCGCCCCCTCGTCGTCCTTCGACGGCCAGAGCCCCGGCGACGAGCGGAAGGTCCAGGGGCTGACGCTCCGCTGGTGTCCGGCGGGGCGGTTCACGATGGGGAGTCCGCCGGACGAGCCGGAGCGGCGGCCGGATGAGACGCAGGTCGAGGTCCGGCTTTCGCGGGGCTTCTGGACGAGCCAGGACGAGACGACGCAGGGGGACTGGAAGCGGATCGTCGGCCCGCTCCCCGGAGAGCCGACGCAGGAGCTTCCCGCGGAGGACGATCTCCCGGTCGGCAACGTGAACTTCGCCGAGGCGGAGGGCTTCTGCGCGAGTCTCACGCGAAAGGCCCGTGAGGCGGGGGAGCTACCGGAGGACTGGGAGTTCCGGCTCCCGACCGAGGCCCAGTGGGAGTACGCCTGCCGGGCCGGGACCACGACCGCTACGTCGTTCGGCGACCGGCTCGGGAGCGGGCAGGCGAACTACAAGGGCCAGCCCTACAACGGCGCGCCGGCGGGTCCGTCGCTCGGCCGGGCGGCACCGGTCGGCCAGTATCCCGCCAACGCCTGGGGACTCCGGGACATGCACGGCAATACGTATGAGTGGTGCCGGGACTGGTATCACGGCCGTCTGCCGGGAGGGACCGATCCCGATCTTCGCGATGCCCGGGAGACGGCCGCCCCGAGCCGGAACGGCGCCCTCTCCCGCGTCCGCCGCGGGGGCTGCTGGGCGGACGAAGGCTGGCCCTGCCGAAGCGCGTTCCGGGTGCGGTTTGAGCCGGAGCGGCGATATGACCACATCGGGTTCCGGGTGGTTGCGGTGCGGAAGTGA
- a CDS encoding TIGR03000 domain-containing protein yields MKRWILAATAIAGLFASQDAEAGRRHGSSGGSHGSSGGDVDFGSSGGSSGGSSGAWGGSSGAWGGSSGAWGGSSGGWGGGSSGGSSGGHGSSGGFRHWWRGGSSGGSSGGSSGGVHGSSGGAYGSSGGAYGSHGSSGGAWGGSSGGHGPVYYGGPMGALPAPVAPVVAAPAQVKAQLVMHVPESADVYMLDRKMSLTGETRKFVTPQLEAGRVYTLTIRVEWQKDGVSYVAQGQQKVRGGDRFELEARLNDAGSELVVVPRSAQPRGFEFTPAAPVVADAKVVLK; encoded by the coding sequence ATGAAACGATGGATTTTGGCAGCGACGGCGATTGCGGGCCTGTTCGCGTCTCAGGACGCAGAGGCCGGCCGTCGCCACGGATCGAGCGGCGGAAGCCACGGGTCCTCGGGCGGTGACGTCGACTTCGGCTCGTCGGGCGGCTCGTCCGGCGGTTCCTCCGGTGCCTGGGGCGGCTCTTCGGGCGCCTGGGGCGGTTCGTCCGGTGCTTGGGGTGGATCCTCGGGCGGCTGGGGCGGCGGATCTTCGGGCGGCTCCTCCGGCGGACACGGTTCGTCGGGCGGCTTCCGTCACTGGTGGCGCGGCGGTTCCTCGGGCGGCTCGTCCGGTGGTTCCTCCGGCGGCGTCCATGGCTCCTCGGGCGGTGCTTACGGTTCGTCGGGCGGAGCCTACGGCTCGCACGGCAGCAGCGGCGGCGCGTGGGGCGGCTCCTCGGGCGGACACGGCCCGGTTTACTACGGCGGCCCGATGGGCGCCCTCCCGGCTCCGGTCGCCCCGGTCGTCGCGGCTCCGGCTCAGGTCAAGGCCCAGCTCGTGATGCACGTTCCGGAATCGGCCGACGTGTACATGCTCGACCGCAAGATGAGCCTCACCGGCGAAACGCGGAAGTTCGTGACCCCGCAGCTCGAAGCGGGCCGGGTCTACACCCTCACGATCCGCGTCGAATGGCAGAAGGACGGCGTCAGCTACGTCGCCCAGGGCCAGCAGAAGGTCCGCGGCGGCGACCGCTTCGAACTGGAAGCCCGTCTGAACGACGCCGGCTCGGAGCTCGTGGTCGTTCCGCGTTCGGCCCAGCCCCGCGGCTTCGAGTTCACCCCGGCCGCTCCGGTCGTGGCGGACGCCAAGGTCGTCCTGAAGTGA
- a CDS encoding tetratricopeptide repeat protein, with the protein MMLLYTHLVWGLALEAFFGPDGWQDTLLVATRQQESGAWSLLWFVPPEHLRTFHYAGLAVIGCYTVGLFTRVTSVAAWIVAVSYINRAPMANFGLDQVNSMILLYLCLAPCGAAFSVDRLWQAYRCRQANRPVPRPAATVMTRVATRLLQVHVAVLYLFAGLSKLKGQTWWTGDAVWLGAANYEYQSGSLEWLAWHPFLVNFLTHATVFFEISFCVFVWMRPLRPIVLLGGTMLHLGIGGFLGMWTFGLAMILTYVSFLPPEWIASADTNPPPPGPPGPPAKSREEGLSASSAAVSSESSRPVSREAVLHLGLLPIGLALLLAGCGVEGAARGSAEDQLLERGRMFVGREDYPKAIAALTEGLGAAPADADLLYERGIAYERSGQLDAALADYTAAVAARPGFARAMNNEAAIHARQGRLVAAVEGFGRVLERDPADALALRNRAQALLDLMRFEEAEKDLLRSIELDPAAPEPWHQLGVVRERAGQVEKAIEAFSAALRLNPLSAESWQKRGELYRRLGREGEARHDLARAAEIKPALELGVEEMPVLPVEEIAPLPVEPKPVDEIPLPERS; encoded by the coding sequence ATGATGCTGCTCTACACGCACCTCGTGTGGGGGCTGGCGCTCGAGGCGTTCTTCGGTCCGGACGGCTGGCAGGATACGCTCCTCGTCGCCACGCGGCAGCAGGAGAGCGGCGCCTGGTCGCTCCTGTGGTTCGTTCCGCCGGAGCATCTCCGGACGTTCCACTATGCAGGTCTCGCGGTAATCGGCTGCTATACCGTCGGGCTCTTCACGCGGGTGACCTCGGTCGCCGCGTGGATCGTCGCGGTCTCGTACATCAACCGGGCGCCGATGGCGAACTTCGGGCTGGATCAGGTCAACTCGATGATCCTGCTCTACCTGTGTCTCGCGCCGTGCGGGGCGGCGTTCTCGGTGGACCGGCTGTGGCAGGCGTATCGCTGCCGGCAGGCGAACCGTCCGGTGCCTCGTCCCGCCGCGACCGTCATGACACGGGTGGCGACGCGGCTGCTGCAGGTCCATGTCGCGGTGCTGTACCTCTTTGCCGGCCTGTCGAAGCTCAAGGGGCAGACGTGGTGGACGGGGGACGCGGTGTGGCTGGGGGCGGCGAACTATGAGTATCAGTCGGGGAGCCTTGAGTGGCTGGCCTGGCATCCATTCCTGGTGAACTTCCTGACGCACGCGACGGTGTTCTTTGAGATCTCGTTCTGCGTCTTCGTGTGGATGCGGCCGCTGCGGCCGATCGTGCTCCTGGGGGGGACGATGCTGCACCTGGGGATCGGCGGGTTCCTGGGGATGTGGACGTTCGGGCTGGCGATGATCCTCACGTACGTGAGCTTCCTGCCGCCGGAGTGGATCGCCTCCGCGGACACGAACCCGCCGCCGCCCGGCCCGCCCGGTCCTCCGGCGAAGTCGCGCGAAGAGGGATTGTCCGCGTCATCGGCCGCTGTGTCGTCGGAGTCGTCACGCCCGGTGAGCCGGGAAGCCGTGCTGCACCTGGGCCTGTTGCCGATCGGGCTGGCGCTGCTGCTGGCCGGATGCGGCGTGGAAGGGGCGGCTCGCGGTTCCGCGGAGGACCAGCTTCTGGAGCGGGGCCGGATGTTTGTGGGGCGGGAGGATTACCCGAAGGCGATCGCCGCTCTGACCGAGGGGTTGGGAGCGGCGCCGGCGGATGCGGATCTGCTCTATGAGCGGGGGATCGCTTATGAGCGGTCGGGGCAGCTTGATGCGGCCCTGGCGGACTACACCGCGGCGGTGGCGGCGCGGCCGGGGTTTGCACGGGCGATGAACAATGAGGCCGCGATTCATGCGCGGCAGGGGCGGCTGGTTGCGGCGGTCGAGGGGTTCGGGCGGGTGCTGGAGAGGGATCCGGCGGATGCGCTGGCGCTGCGGAATCGGGCTCAGGCGCTGCTCGATCTGATGCGGTTTGAGGAGGCGGAGAAGGATCTGCTGCGTTCGATCGAGCTGGATCCGGCGGCGCCGGAGCCGTGGCATCAGCTGGGGGTGGTGCGGGAGCGGGCGGGGCAGGTGGAGAAGGCCATCGAGGCGTTTTCGGCGGCGCTGCGGTTGAATCCGTTGTCTGCGGAGTCGTGGCAGAAGCGGGGGGAGTTGTATCGGCGGCTGGGTCGGGAGGGTGAGGCGCGGCATGATCTGGCGCGGGCTGCGGAGATCAAGCCGGCGCTGGAGTTGGGGGTGGAGGAGATGCCGGTGTTGCCGGTGGAGGAGATCGCGCCGTTGCCGGTCGAGCCAAAGCCCGTCGATGAGATCCCGCTCCCAGAGCGTTCTTAA
- a CDS encoding type VI secretion protein IcmF/TssM N-terminal domain-containing protein — protein MREPLAIIDRLTAPAAWMASRFLGFFATPRRVLGMTLPARVALFLALFGILSVAAAVALLRPGGLAPDSPAWRDPRLAAVLVAVAGVLPFVGYHLARRWAEGDAPRFRDIEQAFRSGVATLEQKGIRLAETPLFLVTGLEHEVALKALIQSADIKFDVAPAADAPPAPLYWYANRDAVFLCLTDVSLVGQITRTLSPPASADSVRRAAGRLSKTIAVPGGDIGQYLASPPTPVPAMAGGAGRGTMHFPEADAVRAATRSLAVMDQISFAAPPPELEEADIALMEDRVRALCHLLRLARQPHVPVNGIISILPFRAFGGAGNPMPEKIRQAVASDLTLLRDGLQLRCPVTALVGGMETESGFRELVRRLGRDAVKAHRFGKGNDLWTQPQPELVEAVVRHACGAFEDWTYHLFTQSDGLMKPGNPKLYALLCRMRSELQEQLTAVLSDGYGSTDDPEALLFGGLYFAATGVEDDRQAFVKSVFYKVMEQEDELSWTYEAIQADSRYHMGRTALAVLNTVLLVAVLALCFMRLTDAGTVNAVRSWLAPKSAAVESPAEGSIVSGDRARGFDGRL, from the coding sequence ATGAGGGAACCGCTGGCCATCATCGATCGGCTCACGGCGCCGGCGGCGTGGATGGCCTCCCGGTTCCTGGGCTTTTTTGCCACCCCCCGGCGGGTGCTGGGGATGACCCTCCCGGCGCGGGTCGCGCTGTTCCTGGCTCTCTTTGGAATCCTCTCGGTCGCGGCGGCGGTCGCGCTGCTCCGGCCCGGCGGACTCGCTCCGGACTCGCCTGCCTGGCGCGATCCGCGGCTCGCGGCGGTGCTGGTCGCGGTCGCCGGGGTCCTGCCGTTCGTCGGCTACCACCTCGCCCGCCGCTGGGCCGAAGGGGACGCCCCGCGGTTCCGCGATATCGAGCAGGCGTTCCGCTCCGGAGTGGCGACGCTCGAGCAGAAGGGGATCCGCCTGGCCGAGACTCCGCTCTTTCTCGTGACGGGGCTCGAGCACGAGGTCGCGCTGAAGGCGCTGATCCAGTCGGCGGACATCAAGTTTGACGTCGCCCCCGCGGCCGACGCCCCCCCGGCCCCCCTCTACTGGTACGCCAACCGGGACGCCGTCTTCCTGTGCCTGACGGACGTTTCGCTCGTCGGGCAGATCACCCGGACCCTCTCCCCCCCGGCGAGCGCCGACTCGGTCCGCCGCGCCGCGGGCCGCCTCTCGAAGACGATCGCCGTCCCCGGCGGAGACATCGGCCAGTACCTGGCGTCACCCCCCACGCCGGTCCCCGCGATGGCGGGCGGTGCCGGCCGGGGAACGATGCACTTCCCCGAGGCCGACGCGGTCCGGGCGGCGACGCGGTCGCTCGCCGTCATGGACCAGATCTCGTTCGCCGCTCCGCCGCCGGAGCTCGAAGAGGCGGACATCGCCCTCATGGAGGATCGGGTCCGCGCGCTGTGCCATCTCCTGCGGCTCGCCCGCCAGCCGCACGTCCCGGTGAACGGCATCATCAGCATCCTGCCGTTCCGGGCCTTCGGCGGCGCGGGGAACCCGATGCCCGAGAAGATCCGGCAGGCGGTCGCGAGCGACCTGACTCTTCTGCGGGACGGCCTTCAGCTCCGCTGCCCGGTAACGGCCCTCGTGGGGGGGATGGAGACGGAGTCGGGGTTCCGCGAACTCGTGCGGCGGCTCGGGCGGGACGCCGTCAAAGCCCATCGCTTCGGCAAGGGGAACGACCTGTGGACGCAGCCCCAGCCGGAGCTCGTCGAGGCGGTCGTCCGTCATGCCTGCGGGGCGTTCGAGGACTGGACGTACCATCTCTTCACGCAGTCGGACGGGCTGATGAAGCCCGGCAATCCCAAGCTCTATGCCCTGCTCTGCCGGATGCGGTCCGAGCTCCAGGAGCAGCTGACCGCCGTCCTCTCGGACGGGTACGGCAGCACGGACGACCCCGAGGCGCTGCTGTTCGGCGGGCTGTACTTTGCGGCGACGGGGGTCGAGGACGACCGGCAGGCGTTCGTGAAGAGCGTCTTCTACAAGGTCATGGAGCAGGAGGATGAGCTGAGCTGGACCTACGAGGCGATCCAGGCGGACTCCCGCTACCACATGGGCCGGACGGCCCTGGCGGTCCTCAACACGGTCCTGCTCGTCGCCGTGCTGGCCCTGTGCTTCATGCGGCTTACGGATGCGGGGACGGTGAACGCCGTCCGGAGCTGGCTGGCTCCGAAGAGCGCCGCGGTCGAGAGCCCGGCCGAGGGATCGATTGTCTCCGGCGATCGCGCGAGGGGCTTCGATGGCCGCCTCTGA
- a CDS encoding DotU family type IV/VI secretion system protein — protein MTPRFAKAVDPLFLRAIRMLERIEQGAQLDIFEERAGLITAFQGAETALANNEDWKLAKYAIAAWIDEVMNFAAAADWEQHPLEYEFFGTTEAPSVFFQKAEQAQKFSLKDGLEAYYICVVLGFRGVYRNDPGDGSTLKQYSLPSDIKVWARQVRSGLALRQGRPPIPVKPEPGETARPLRSKYQFLANGLTTLVLLLVLATLGWSYAAGKPGKSGPPPEPDAEAKADAE, from the coding sequence ATGACTCCCCGTTTTGCAAAGGCGGTCGATCCCCTCTTCCTCCGGGCCATCCGGATGCTCGAACGCATCGAGCAGGGTGCCCAGCTCGACATCTTCGAGGAGCGCGCCGGACTCATCACCGCCTTCCAGGGGGCCGAGACCGCCCTCGCCAACAACGAGGACTGGAAGCTCGCCAAGTACGCCATCGCGGCCTGGATCGACGAGGTCATGAACTTCGCCGCCGCCGCCGACTGGGAACAGCACCCCCTCGAGTACGAGTTCTTCGGCACCACCGAGGCCCCCTCCGTCTTCTTCCAGAAGGCCGAGCAGGCCCAGAAGTTCTCCCTCAAGGACGGGCTCGAAGCCTACTACATCTGCGTCGTCCTGGGCTTCCGCGGCGTCTACCGCAACGACCCCGGCGACGGCTCGACCCTCAAGCAGTACAGCCTCCCCTCCGACATCAAGGTCTGGGCCCGGCAGGTCCGGAGCGGCCTGGCCCTCCGCCAGGGCCGCCCGCCGATCCCCGTGAAGCCCGAGCCGGGCGAGACCGCGCGGCCCCTGCGGAGCAAGTACCAGTTCCTGGCCAACGGACTGACGACGCTCGTCCTGCTGCTGGTCCTCGCCACCCTCGGCTGGTCCTACGCCGCCGGCAAGCCCGGGAAGTCCGGCCCGCCGCCCGAGCCGGACGCCGAGGCGAAGGCGGATGCCGAATGA